The window taccccaaaccccaaaaaaccccggaatgaccccaaatccccaccccaAAGGCCAAAGCTGCTCTTGGGTGGGGCAGAGACCCCTCTCAGATGACtccaaatcgccccaaaatcactTTTGGCAGCCCCAAGCCCCTCCCAGggctccccaaacccctccaggaccccccaaattcccccaaacacccccaaatcctcccgaattcccccaaattcccccgaattccccccaggaccccgcAAGGCGCGCGAGGTCTATCGGCACTTCGGGAAGGCGCCGGGGACCCCCCACAGCCACACCAAGTACGGGGGGCTGGGGGATTtgcggggattttggggggggttgggggatttttggggggatttgggggatttttggggggattttgaagggtttgggggaggtctggggggtctcaagggggatttgggggattttaaaTGGttatggggaatttgggggtggtttggggggctgGAGTGGgagtttgggatggattttgggggacatttggggtttttgggggtctgggCTGGGATTTcgggggacatttgggattttgggctgggattttgggggacatttggggattttggggggtctgggctgggattttggggttttggggctttgggctgggatttggggggacatttgggattttgggggggtctgggctgggatttgggggacgtttgggattttgggctgggatttggggacatttggggagattttggccGCGCTGACCCCGTTCCCCCCCAGGCCCTACGTGCGCTCCAAGGGGCCGAAGTTCgagcgggcgcggggccgcAGGGCCAGCAGGGGCTACAAGAactgagccccctccccaaaataaacggggggggggggagacccctccccccaaaacgTCACCCCGAGTCTGCGTCTGCTGcgaaccccaaaaaaaaccccgtgGAAATCgcccgaaaaaccccaaaaccgccccaaaaatcCATCCGGGGGTGCtgacagtaaaaaaaaccccaaaatttccccgATTTGCCCCAAAAATTCATCGTGgcggccccaaaatgcccctttCCCTCCTCAAACCGCAGCTTAATCCcccaaaatgccttttttctgCCAAAACTCCTCtttctccccaaaaaacccatattttgcccccccaaaaatcccttttttttcctctaaaaattcttcttttccctCAAAGCTTTTTGCTTGGAACCACCCaaatttcccaccccaaaatccttttatttctccttaaaattcccctttttttctctttaaaattctgctgctttttcccaAAAAAGTCCATTTTTACCCTTAAAAAGCCTTTATTTCCcctaaaaattcctttttcccaattaaaaaaaaaactcttCTCCCttaaaaactgctttttctccccaaaaaccccttcacccccaaaaaccccaaatccccctcccccaaaatcctttcccccccctccccaaatccctttttattcccctaaaaaatccatttcccccccccccccccaaaaaaaaaacccgcgGCGCTTTTTGGGGGATTCTCTTTattgcccctcccccccgcccctccccctgcccccgctggggcccctccccccctttttggggacccctccccTATTTTTTGGGCTCGTACTGGATCAGCCTCATGATGGCGTCGTTCTTCATCACGCCCTCGATGAACTCGCCCTCGGCGATCTTGTCTGGGGGTGAACGGGGCCGTCAGGGGGGCCCCGAAACCAGGGAGGGGGCCCCgaaattggggagggggccccgaaattggggaggggggcccCGAAACTCAGGGGGGGGCCCCGTgaacggggattttggggtggtttggggtggttttggggtggtttgttggggttttggggtgctgcaaAGGTGggttggggcagtttggggggtcccctGAAATTTGGGGGTCTGTGGGAGGgtcttttgggggattttggggcggttttggggtggtttgttggggttttggggtgctgcagAGGTGGGTTGGGacggtttgggggggtccctgaaatttgggggtctctgggagggtcttttggggcggttttggggtggttttgtggtggtttgttggggttttggggtggtttggggtggttttggggtggtttgttggggttttggggtgctgcaaAGGTGggttggggcagtttgggggtcccctgaaatttgggggtctctgggagggtcttttgggggaattggggcggttttggggtggcAGCTtgaggggaggttttggggtggttttagggggtttttggggggttttaaggcgcggttttttggggggtttcaaggagcagaggtttttttttttttcggggGGAGGGTTCGGGGGTCCcgagaggggttttgggggggcttggggggtccCCACCGTTTTCCCCTTTGTTGAAGTAGGCCCAGAGTTTGTCCGCCCGTTTCTGGGGGCTGTTCTCGTCCTCCGGCAGCAGCTTCTGCTCCTCCACCGGGATCATCTTGAAAATcgcctgggggaccccaaaaacccctcaggaaCCGCCCCcggaccccaaaaacgggaccagggaccccaaaaatggctctggggaaccccaaaaatgggatttggggggcccGGAACCAGCGGGGGAACCCTAAAATCGACCTGGGGACCCTAAAATCACTCGGAGGAGCCCCAAACTGGgtcgggggaccccaaaatcgaagggaccccaaaaccgggCTCTGCTcagcgggggggggaggggattaACCCGCCCTCCCCCCCCCGATCCGTTTAtctcgcccctcccccaccccgccccccccggggcTTTTTCCTTCCGGGATTGAAAATCCGGGATTGGGGCAGCGGGGGAGGGGCAAAGCCAATtagcgcccctcccccaccccggtgttaattggggggagggggagagcagatcttggggggcagggaggggctggagggtcGGAGCCCCTCCCCCAGATCCCGATGGGAATTCCCAGATCCAGGGGATTCCCCCAGGCCAGGGATCCCCTTTTCCATGGGATCCTCTTTTCCTAAAGGatccccttttccatggatccccttttctttgggatccccttttccatggatccccttttctctgggatccctttctccatggatccCCTTTTCCATGGGATCCTCTTTTCCTACAGGATCCCTTTTTCCATGGATCCCCTTTTCTTTGGGacccccttttccatggatccccttttccatggatccCCTTTTCCATGGGATCCTCTTTTCCTACAGGatccccttttccatggatccCCTTTTCCATGGGATCCTCTTTTCCTACAGGatccccttttccatggatccccttttccatggatccccttttccatggatccCATTTCCTGTGGATCCCTTTTTCCATGGGACCCCCCCGGCCATGCATCCCTGTCCAGGGATCTCGAATCTCCTCACCGTGAGGATCTCCAGCCCCACATcccaatccccaaatcccagattcCCAAACTCACTGTGAtgatcccaaacccccaaatcccagactcCCGAACTGACCGTgatgatcccaaatcccggacTCCCGAACTCACCGTGATGATCTCCAGCACCTCGCTCTTGCTGATCTCCCCGTTGCGATCCACGTCGAACAGGGAGAACGCCCACTCCAGCTTGAGGTGGGTTTTCCCGGACGAGGTCAGGTGCAGGGCGATGATGTACTCCCGGAAGTCCAGGGTGCCGTCGTCGTTGGTGTCGAAGCTGCGGAAGACGTGGCGGGCGTAGCCCTTGGGGTCCGAGTTGGGGAAGAAGGTGCcgtagatcttctcgaactcgGCGCGGCTGATGCGGCCGTCGGGGCACTGGCGCTGGAAGCTCTCGTACCAGCGGCACAGCTCCTCCTCCGTGTAGCGCGTGCTCATCTTCAGCTCCTCCAGGATCTCCTTGGACAGCGCCCCGCTCTTGGCGTTGCCCATGGCGGGCGAGAAGAGGCCCCCGCGGCCtgcggggggaggaggaggaggaggaggaggaggaagagcctgggagggaaagagaagaagtTTCAGAGTCCAAAGCGAGGAGGAAGAAGGTTCTGGACACCAAAATgcggaggaagaggaagggttTGGAtcctgggaggaagaggaggaggaagaaggttCCAGACCCCAAAatgtggaggaagaggaagggttTGGATCCTggaatgagaaggaggaggaagacgacgaggacgaggaggaggaggacgaggaggacgaggaggaagagcctgggagggaaagagaagaagtTTCAGAGGCCAAAGCGAGGAGGAAGAAGGTTCTGGACACCAAAATGTAGGGGAGGAAGGAGGTTCTAGACCCGAAaacgaggaggaagaggaaggggttGGATCctggaaagagaaagaggaggaggaggaggaggaggaggaggaggaggaggaggaagagtcaggaagggaaagggaaaaggggttgagtggggtgaggaggaggaggaaggtcgTGGATCccaaaaggaggaggaggaagaaggctCTGGATAAGGAGAAGGTTCCAGACCCCaaaatgaggaggaggaaggtccTGGAACCCTGAAAAGAGGCAGAAgatcccaaacccaaaaaatgaGGATGAGGAAGGTCCCAGACCGAAAAACACGGATGAGGAAAGTCCCAAACCCCCAAACGAGGCTGGAGAAGATCCTGAACCCcaaaagggggaggaggaagattCTGAACACCCCaaaaggaggatgaggatggtccCAGACCCAAAAACAAGGCCGAAGAAGATCCTGGAAGCCCAAaactgaggatgaggaggaggaggaaggtccCAGACCTCAAAAACGAGCAGGAAGAAGGTCCCAGAGCCAAAACCAAGGATAAGGAAAATCCTGAGCCCCCGAAAACGAGGATGAGGAAGGTCCTGGAACCCTGAAACCGAGGCTGaagatcccaaaccccaaaaacgaGGATGAGGAAGGTCCTAGAGCCCCAAGaatgaggatgaggaagattCCAGACCCAAAACCGAGACTGAGGAAGATCCCAAACCCcgaaaaacaaagcagaagaaagTCCTGGACCCCGAAAGTGAGGATGAAGAGGATCCCAGACCCAAAGCCGGGGATGAGGAAGGCTCCAGGCTCAAAGCCGAGGACGAGGAGGGTCCTTACGGGAAGGTTCCGGAGCGCggccgaggatgaggagggtgaGGACGAGGCTGGTGACGAAGGCTCCGCTCCTCTCACGGGGCCGGCCCCGGGTCCGGCCTTTATCaggtggggttgggggggggatttgggggggatttggggtgggggaggggataAAGGTGATCCTGGCTTAGCGGGGGCACGTGGcgagggggaggggcaggggggagggggaggcccCATCCCCCACCCCGGAGCTGGGCTGGCAACGGGGAACCCCCGGATTGGGgactgaccccccccccaaaaaagtaccccaaaaatcccccccaactcCCCCCCAAATTCAACCCCCCCGTGAGACCCCCCCAAGCTCCCCCCCCACCTTgagccccccaaattcctccccctccccccactgaGACcctccccccaatttccccaaatcggcccctcccccctcctgGAGATTCCCCCCCCatctcccctcccccatcccaaacgggcccctcccccctccgagacccccccaaaattccccctccccccccggggtgtccacccctccccccccggcacgtgcgccccctccccccccggggGGTGGCAGATGGCGCTGGGGGAGGGGCTCCTTAAAGCCTCATTAACGTCGGGGTTAATTAATcacgcgggggggggggaggggtgctTGTGTAaggagggggcagggagggaaggggacaggacaggtgagcccaggtgagccctgagcgtgcccaggtgcccccggGTGGGCGctgcctgtgcccaggtgtgcccaggtgtgccctggcatgtccaggtgtcccctggatgtccccaggtccccctcaggtgtgcccaggtgtgccccggctgtccccaggtgccccccaggtgcgcTCAggccccccccaggtgtgcccagatgtccccaggtcccccccaggtgtgctcaggtgtcccccaggtgtccccaggcgCCCCCGTCCCCTCCTGCATCACACACCAAACTCTGCTACAAAACCAAGCCTttaatggggattttttgggggcattttctacctttttggggcttttcccacataacttaaaataacttaaaggggggggaggggcggccccgcccccctcacccaaaaaacccccagacccccccaaaaatcccccctccccccccaaaaaccaccacgGCAGTGGCGCCAAAAGGGACAATTtattcctcccctcccccaccccccaaaatgggtctggggtggccggggggggggttggggacacccccactccccaaaatgggtctggggggcatcaagggggggggggtcttGGGGTTCCCAAAATGACTCTGCCGGGGtcaaggggattttggggtccaaGGCTTCTggttccccccccccaccccaatgaGGACTTCGGACCCCGCTCCCCCCTTAAACGGCTCTGGAGGCgcttggggacccccaaaatgag is drawn from Aphelocoma coerulescens isolate FSJ_1873_10779 unplaced genomic scaffold, UR_Acoe_1.0 HiC_scaffold_233, whole genome shotgun sequence and contains these coding sequences:
- the LOC138101286 gene encoding visinin, with amino-acid sequence MGNAKSGALSKEILEELKMSTRYTEEELCRWYESFQRQCPDGRISRAEFEKIYGTFFPNSDPKGYARHVFRSFDTNDDGTLDFREYIIALHLTSSGKTHLKLEWAFSLFDVDRNGEISKSEVLEIITAIFKMIPVEEQKLLPEDENSPQKRADKLWAYFNKGENDKIAEGEFIEGVMKNDAIMRLIQYEPKK